One window of the Benincasa hispida cultivar B227 chromosome 3, ASM972705v1, whole genome shotgun sequence genome contains the following:
- the LOC120073725 gene encoding general transcription and DNA repair factor IIH subunit TFB2 isoform X1 — translation MPQVKIIAKNFMDMVASLPPMKLDQLYENAFICEAILRSLPPLAKKFVLQMLYIDAPVSAKSMEEWVLPDGVSKYKVAVDRLIQLRVFIETADRKRETTYRLNPMFQANLQKLLIHGEVLAREPMPANITVRLPSLEELKAYALDQWECFLLQLINSGQAEKPSNISSSVMKVFQKGLLSQRDKEAPRLTESGFQFLLMETNAQLWYIIREYISNAEERGVDPADLISFLLELSFHVTGEAYDIDTLTDEQRYAIKDLADLGLVKLQQGRKDSWFIPTKLATNLSMSLADSSSRKQGFVVVETNFRMYAYSSSKLHCEILRLFSRIEYQLPNLIVGAITKESLYNAFKNGITAEQIVTFLQQNAHPRVAERIPSVPENVTDQIRLWESDLNRVDITPAHFYDEFPSREVFEAACDYAREWNGLLWEDLKNMRLVVKADIHTHMREHLRRQK, via the exons ATGCCTCAAGTAAAGATCATAGCGAAGAATTTTATGGACATGGTGGCCTCCTTGCCCCCCATGAAGCTTGATCAACTCTATGAGAATGCATTCATCTGCGAAGCCATTCTCAG GTCACTTCCACCACTCGCTAAGAAGTTTGTTTTACAAATGTTATACATTGATGCTCCAGTTTCAGCCAAGTCCATGGAGGAGTGGGTGCTCCCAGATGGAGTCTCGAAGTATAAGGTTGCTGTTGATCGATTGATTCAATTGAGAGTATTTATTGAGACTGCGGATAG GAAAAGAGAAACAACCTACAGGCTAAATCCAATGTTCCAAGCAAACCTCCAAAAGCTTTTAATACATGG TGAAGTTCTAGCCAGAGAACCAATGCCTGCTAATATAACCGTGAGGCTTCCAAGTTTAGAAGAACTTAAGGCTTATGCTCTGGATCAGTGGGAG TGCTTCTTGCTGCAATTGATAAACTCCGGCCAAGCAGAGAAGCCATCAAATATTAGTTCTTCTGTGATGAAAGTTTTCCAGAAAGGCCTTTTAAGTCAGAG GGATAAAGAAGCTCCACGATTAACTGAGAGTGGTTTCCAGTTCTTG TTGATGGAAACAAATGCACAACTTTGGTATATCATCAGAGAATATATATCTAACGCTGAG GAACGAGGTGTGGATCCTGCAgatttgatttcttttcttctaGAGCTCAGTTTTCACGTGACAGGAGAG gctTATGATATTGATACACTGACAGATGAACAGAGGTATGCTATCAAGGACCTTGCTGATCTGGGACTAGTTAAGCTTCAGCAG GGTAGAAAAGACAGTTGGTTCATACCTACTAAATTAGCCACAAATCTTTCAATGAGTTTGGCAGATTCTTCTTCAAGGAAACAG GGATTTGTTGTCGTGGAGACAAATTTCAGGATGTATGCTTATTCTTCTTCCAAACTACATTGTGAAATATTACGTCTCTTTTCGAG GATCGAGTATCAACTTCCAAATCTTATAGTTGGAGCAATAACGAAAGAAAGCTTGTATAATGCTTTTAAGAATGGGATTACGGCAGAGCAG ATAGTTACTTTTCTACAGCAGAATGCACATCCTCGTGTTGCAGAGAGAATACCATCAGTCCCTGAAAATGTCACAGATCAG ATTAGGTTATGGGAATCAGATCTTAATAGGGTTGATATTACTCCCGCACATTTTTACGACGAATTTCCTTCCAGG GAAGTTTTTGAGGCTGCGTGCGACTATGCACGGGAATGGAATGGGTTGCTATGGGAGGATTTGAAAAACATGCGACTGGTAGTGAAGGCAGACATACACACGCATATGCGGGAACATCTTCGGCGTCAAAAGTAG
- the LOC120073725 gene encoding general transcription and DNA repair factor IIH subunit TFB2 isoform X2 yields MNSWCNMKRETTYRLNPMFQANLQKLLIHGEVLAREPMPANITVRLPSLEELKAYALDQWECFLLQLINSGQAEKPSNISSSVMKVFQKGLLSQRDKEAPRLTESGFQFLLMETNAQLWYIIREYISNAEERGVDPADLISFLLELSFHVTGEAYDIDTLTDEQRYAIKDLADLGLVKLQQGRKDSWFIPTKLATNLSMSLADSSSRKQGFVVVETNFRMYAYSSSKLHCEILRLFSRIEYQLPNLIVGAITKESLYNAFKNGITAEQIVTFLQQNAHPRVAERIPSVPENVTDQIRLWESDLNRVDITPAHFYDEFPSREVFEAACDYAREWNGLLWEDLKNMRLVVKADIHTHMREHLRRQK; encoded by the exons ATGAACTCGTGGTGCAATAT GAAAAGAGAAACAACCTACAGGCTAAATCCAATGTTCCAAGCAAACCTCCAAAAGCTTTTAATACATGG TGAAGTTCTAGCCAGAGAACCAATGCCTGCTAATATAACCGTGAGGCTTCCAAGTTTAGAAGAACTTAAGGCTTATGCTCTGGATCAGTGGGAG TGCTTCTTGCTGCAATTGATAAACTCCGGCCAAGCAGAGAAGCCATCAAATATTAGTTCTTCTGTGATGAAAGTTTTCCAGAAAGGCCTTTTAAGTCAGAG GGATAAAGAAGCTCCACGATTAACTGAGAGTGGTTTCCAGTTCTTG TTGATGGAAACAAATGCACAACTTTGGTATATCATCAGAGAATATATATCTAACGCTGAG GAACGAGGTGTGGATCCTGCAgatttgatttcttttcttctaGAGCTCAGTTTTCACGTGACAGGAGAG gctTATGATATTGATACACTGACAGATGAACAGAGGTATGCTATCAAGGACCTTGCTGATCTGGGACTAGTTAAGCTTCAGCAG GGTAGAAAAGACAGTTGGTTCATACCTACTAAATTAGCCACAAATCTTTCAATGAGTTTGGCAGATTCTTCTTCAAGGAAACAG GGATTTGTTGTCGTGGAGACAAATTTCAGGATGTATGCTTATTCTTCTTCCAAACTACATTGTGAAATATTACGTCTCTTTTCGAG GATCGAGTATCAACTTCCAAATCTTATAGTTGGAGCAATAACGAAAGAAAGCTTGTATAATGCTTTTAAGAATGGGATTACGGCAGAGCAG ATAGTTACTTTTCTACAGCAGAATGCACATCCTCGTGTTGCAGAGAGAATACCATCAGTCCCTGAAAATGTCACAGATCAG ATTAGGTTATGGGAATCAGATCTTAATAGGGTTGATATTACTCCCGCACATTTTTACGACGAATTTCCTTCCAGG GAAGTTTTTGAGGCTGCGTGCGACTATGCACGGGAATGGAATGGGTTGCTATGGGAGGATTTGAAAAACATGCGACTGGTAGTGAAGGCAGACATACACACGCATATGCGGGAACATCTTCGGCGTCAAAAGTAG